In Desulfatibacillum aliphaticivorans DSM 15576, one DNA window encodes the following:
- a CDS encoding 5-formyltetrahydrofolate cyclo-ligase: MEDVRIKKREVRTQILNIREGMDSVEYEKKSSAIQESLLDFANFQESKTILLYSPFRKEPDSTGVIKESFSMGKVVLLPVVHPKRQEFITFKIDNLEGDMRDGSGGKREPDPKICKPVPLRFIELAIIPGVAFDERGGRVGYGEGYYDKLIPLLPATTRKVAIAFENQLVSQVPMEAHDKFVDIIITEERVIYKI; this comes from the coding sequence ATGGAAGATGTTAGGATCAAGAAACGTGAAGTCCGTACCCAAATCCTTAATATCCGTGAGGGTATGGATTCAGTGGAATACGAGAAAAAAAGCTCCGCTATCCAGGAAAGCCTTCTGGATTTCGCCAATTTCCAGGAATCTAAAACAATCCTGTTGTACAGCCCTTTTCGCAAGGAACCGGATTCCACCGGCGTGATCAAGGAAAGTTTTTCCATGGGCAAGGTGGTCCTTCTTCCCGTGGTCCATCCAAAACGCCAGGAATTCATTACCTTCAAAATAGATAACCTGGAAGGCGATATGCGGGACGGCTCCGGCGGAAAAAGAGAGCCGGATCCCAAAATCTGCAAGCCCGTGCCTCTTCGTTTTATCGAACTGGCCATCATCCCGGGAGTTGCTTTTGACGAACGGGGCGGTCGCGTCGGCTACGGAGAAGGCTATTACGACAAGCTGATTCCCCTGCTGCCCGCCACCACCAGAAAGGTAGCCATTGCGTTTGAAAATCAGCTGGTCAGCCAGGTACCCATGGAAGCCCACGACAAATTCGTTGACATAATAATCACGGAAGAGCGGGTCATCTATAAAATATGA
- a CDS encoding GNAT family N-acetyltransferase — MKIRKANQDDVEVLVSIIRASFKTVADSFNLTQENCPRHPSNCTRDWIGAALDQGVHCFILETDKGPVGCVALEQAGPDVCYMERLAVLPDLRNQGLGRALADFALKQAKTLGCKRVEIGIIAEQLDLKDWYAKIGFTDNGEKEFPHLPFRVAFMVYALS; from the coding sequence ATGAAAATCCGCAAGGCAAACCAAGATGACGTCGAAGTCCTCGTTTCCATAATCCGAGCCTCCTTCAAGACTGTGGCGGACAGCTTCAACCTGACCCAGGAAAACTGCCCCAGGCATCCCTCCAATTGCACCCGGGATTGGATAGGCGCCGCCCTGGATCAAGGCGTCCATTGTTTTATTTTGGAGACGGATAAAGGCCCTGTGGGCTGCGTCGCTTTGGAGCAGGCCGGGCCGGATGTCTGTTACATGGAGCGTCTGGCCGTACTGCCGGACCTTCGCAACCAGGGGCTGGGCCGCGCTTTGGCGGACTTCGCCCTGAAGCAGGCAAAGACGTTGGGTTGCAAGCGGGTGGAAATCGGCATCATCGCCGAACAACTGGATTTGAAGGATTGGTACGCCAAAATCGGCTTTACGGATAACGGCGAAAAGGAATTTCCCCACCTGCCTTTCCGGGTGGCGTTTATGGTCTATGCTTTATCGTGA
- the ispD gene encoding 2-C-methyl-D-erythritol 4-phosphate cytidylyltransferase: MISAVIVAGGSGLRMGASVRKQYLEVLGRPILARTIEVFDQCPDVDRIILVVPQEDFDLCREQVLAPLTLATPLDLAPGGIRLRQESVYNGLRACDPQTTIAAIHDGVRPFVTAEAVSRCIYGAEESGACMLGVPAFDTLKLTDEKGRILKTVDRANMWLAQTPQAFSYPLIMEAHEKALAEGFEGTDDASLVERLGKTVHIIEGGRNNIKITTPEDLALAQALLKADLGRL, from the coding sequence ATGATCTCGGCGGTCATTGTCGCAGGCGGAAGCGGACTGCGCATGGGCGCGTCCGTCCGCAAGCAATACCTCGAGGTTCTGGGCAGGCCCATCCTGGCCCGGACCATCGAAGTCTTTGACCAGTGCCCGGACGTGGACCGCATTATCCTGGTGGTCCCTCAAGAGGATTTTGACCTGTGCCGGGAGCAGGTCCTTGCTCCCCTGACCCTTGCCACGCCCCTGGACCTGGCGCCCGGAGGCATCCGTCTTCGCCAGGAGTCTGTGTACAATGGCCTTCGGGCCTGCGACCCGCAAACCACAATCGCGGCCATACACGACGGGGTTCGGCCCTTTGTCACAGCGGAAGCCGTCTCCCGATGCATCTACGGCGCGGAAGAAAGCGGCGCCTGCATGCTGGGCGTTCCCGCTTTCGACACTCTTAAACTGACCGACGAAAAAGGACGGATTCTCAAAACCGTGGACCGCGCCAATATGTGGCTGGCCCAGACGCCCCAGGCTTTCTCCTATCCCTTAATAATGGAGGCTCACGAAAAAGCCCTGGCAGAAGGATTTGAAGGCACGGACGACGCCTCCCTGGTGGAACGCCTTGGCAAGACCGTGCACATCATCGAGGGCGGCCGGAACAATATAAAAATCACCACCCCCGAAGATCTGGCCCTGGCCCAAGCCCTGCTCAAAGCGGACTTGGGCCGACTGTAG
- a CDS encoding alpha/beta hydrolase → MAQTQSVKFKCFDLELEGLLDEQEGDKAVVVTHPHPLYGGDMHNIVVDSLARAYVQSGYTCLRFNFRGVGKSKGLHDDGNGERDDILAAVAYLMDLGKKDIHLAGYSFGAWVAARTQWKIEPPPLLMVAPPVDMLSFDDVESLPSLEMVIVGERDEFAPPYLIHDKVRKWNRSAKIIEIKGEDHFFFNMAPQLESTVMRHLRQREL, encoded by the coding sequence GTGGCGCAAACTCAGTCCGTTAAATTCAAATGTTTTGACCTGGAACTGGAAGGCCTCCTGGATGAACAGGAAGGCGACAAAGCAGTGGTGGTCACCCATCCCCACCCCCTGTACGGCGGAGACATGCATAATATCGTGGTGGACTCCCTGGCCAGAGCCTACGTGCAGTCCGGCTACACCTGCCTGCGGTTTAACTTTCGCGGCGTGGGTAAAAGCAAGGGCCTGCACGACGACGGCAACGGAGAACGCGACGACATCCTGGCCGCCGTGGCTTATCTGATGGATCTGGGAAAAAAGGACATCCACCTGGCCGGTTATTCCTTCGGCGCCTGGGTGGCGGCCCGGACCCAATGGAAGATTGAGCCTCCGCCCCTGCTCATGGTCGCCCCGCCCGTGGACATGCTCAGCTTTGACGACGTGGAGTCCTTGCCCAGCCTGGAAATGGTGATCGTGGGGGAACGGGACGAGTTCGCTCCGCCCTACCTGATTCACGACAAGGTCCGCAAGTGGAACCGCAGCGCCAAGATTATTGAAATCAAGGGCGAGGACCACTTTTTCTTTAACATGGCGCCCCAACTGGAATCCACAGTCATGCGCCATCTTAGGCAGCGTGAGTTATGA
- a CDS encoding NAD(+)/NADH kinase produces MKKIGIFAKVHEEPLEMADQLQKWLVNRDIEVVRRESSPPVLDVTQSNPGHAPADLFCVIVLGGDGTFLSAARWIGNQEIPILGVKFGAVGFLSETRKQDLYPVLESVLKKDFTTQTRTRLLATVREDEKIITTQTVLNDVVINNGTLARLANVNTYVDEEYLTTFRADGLIVATPTGSTAYSLAAGGPILEPQVAAIVLTPICPFTLTNRPLIVTDTSTICMTLDATAMDVTLTFDGQAGLKLNEHHTITIQKAPVPTIMIKVPGQSYFDVLKTKLRWSGGKV; encoded by the coding sequence ATGAAAAAAATCGGAATATTTGCCAAAGTGCATGAAGAACCGCTTGAGATGGCGGACCAACTGCAGAAATGGCTGGTAAACCGCGATATTGAGGTTGTCAGGCGGGAAAGCTCCCCCCCTGTATTGGATGTGACGCAAAGCAACCCCGGACACGCTCCCGCTGACTTGTTTTGCGTGATTGTGCTGGGTGGAGACGGCACATTTCTGTCAGCGGCAAGGTGGATCGGAAACCAGGAAATTCCCATTCTGGGTGTAAAATTCGGCGCAGTCGGATTCCTGTCCGAAACCAGGAAGCAGGATTTGTATCCGGTTCTGGAGTCCGTCTTGAAAAAGGATTTCACCACCCAGACAAGAACTCGCCTGCTGGCGACCGTCCGGGAAGACGAAAAAATCATCACCACCCAGACCGTGCTCAATGACGTGGTTATCAACAACGGAACCCTGGCCAGGCTGGCCAACGTAAACACCTATGTGGATGAAGAGTATCTGACCACATTCCGGGCTGACGGGCTGATCGTGGCCACCCCCACCGGATCCACAGCCTACTCCCTGGCTGCGGGAGGGCCTATTCTGGAGCCCCAGGTGGCGGCTATCGTCCTCACGCCCATATGCCCTTTTACCTTGACCAACCGGCCCCTGATCGTCACGGACACGTCCACCATCTGCATGACGCTGGACGCCACGGCCATGGACGTCACCCTGACATTCGACGGCCAGGCGGGCTTGAAGCTCAACGAGCACCACACCATCACCATTCAAAAAGCCCCGGTCCCCACAATCATGATCAAGGTTCCAGGCCAGTCGTATTTTGACGTTTTGAAAACCAAACTGCGATGGAGCGGAGGAAAGGTATAG
- a CDS encoding branched-chain amino acid ABC transporter substrate-binding protein has product MKTGSRRMVKGVALIAIICLAAFGMFGCGQGEEKVVEKEVIKEVVKEVPKALEPLKLAVAGAHTGDLASYGIPSVRAAEILVEHVNATQGGVGGRKVILVTEDDACKPEMATNAATKLVGDDVDLVVGHICSGATKAALGIYKDSGIIAISPSATNPDLTQSGDYPNFFRTIASDDAQARLEVDFALDVLGLTKIAVLHDKGDYGKGLAEFAKKFLEESGKAEVVLYEGITPGGMDYSAVVQKINRSGAQAVIFGGYHPEASKIVMQMRKKDMDTIFISDDGVKDDTFIKVAGDYAEGVYATGPKDTSKNPLAVEADKLHKEKYGEDYGAFYLNAYSAVLALFNAVDKSGSTDYEAVSNALRNEYVATPLGIIKFDDRGDAIGVGFSVYQVQNGKYVELEG; this is encoded by the coding sequence ATGAAAACTGGATCGAGGAGAATGGTCAAAGGCGTTGCGTTGATCGCAATCATCTGCCTTGCCGCCTTTGGAATGTTTGGCTGCGGCCAAGGAGAAGAAAAGGTAGTTGAAAAGGAAGTTATCAAGGAAGTAGTCAAGGAAGTTCCCAAGGCATTGGAACCTCTTAAGCTGGCTGTGGCGGGCGCTCATACCGGCGATCTTGCTTCCTACGGCATCCCCTCGGTTCGGGCCGCCGAAATTCTGGTTGAGCATGTGAACGCCACCCAAGGGGGGGTAGGCGGACGCAAAGTCATCCTGGTCACCGAAGACGACGCGTGCAAGCCTGAAATGGCCACCAACGCCGCCACCAAACTGGTTGGCGACGATGTGGACCTGGTTGTGGGGCATATCTGCTCCGGCGCCACCAAAGCCGCCCTCGGCATCTACAAAGACTCCGGCATCATTGCCATTTCACCCTCCGCCACCAACCCGGACCTGACCCAAAGCGGCGATTACCCCAACTTCTTCCGCACCATTGCTTCCGACGACGCCCAGGCGCGTTTGGAAGTGGACTTCGCCCTGGACGTTTTGGGGCTGACCAAGATCGCCGTGCTGCATGACAAAGGCGACTACGGCAAGGGCCTGGCTGAATTCGCCAAGAAGTTCCTGGAAGAATCCGGCAAGGCGGAAGTGGTTCTGTACGAAGGCATCACCCCGGGCGGCATGGATTACTCCGCCGTGGTGCAGAAAATCAACCGCTCCGGCGCTCAGGCCGTCATCTTCGGCGGTTACCATCCTGAAGCGTCCAAGATCGTCATGCAGATGCGCAAAAAGGACATGGACACCATCTTCATCTCTGATGACGGCGTGAAAGACGACACCTTCATCAAGGTGGCCGGCGATTACGCAGAAGGCGTTTACGCCACCGGTCCCAAAGACACCAGCAAGAACCCTCTGGCCGTTGAAGCGGACAAGCTGCACAAAGAAAAATACGGCGAAGACTACGGCGCATTCTACCTGAACGCCTACTCCGCGGTTCTGGCTCTGTTCAACGCGGTGGACAAATCCGGAAGCACCGACTATGAAGCGGTCTCCAACGCGCTGCGCAACGAATACGTGGCCACGCCTCTTGGAATCATCAAGTTTGACGACAGGGGCGACGCCATCGGCGTTGGATTCTCCGTATACCAGGTCCAAAACGGCAAGTACGTGGAACTGGAAGGCTAA
- a CDS encoding branched-chain amino acid ABC transporter permease, with protein sequence MDWGYFKELLMGGVVKGSIYALIALGYTMVYGIIELINFAHGEIYMIGAFTALIAAGVLTVAGFPAWSILILASAAAVVWSASYGYTVEKIAYKPLRGAPRLSPLISALGMSIFLQNYVLLAQTSNFMPFKNLFPEEGFLENISEVLSATEVIIVFTSAVVMILLSLFIKYSTTGKAMRATAQDRNMAMLVGVNVDKVISATFIIGSSLAAVGAVLIASNMGQINFYIGFIVGLKAFTAAVLGGIGSIPGAMLGGLVLGCTESFGTGYVSSDYEDVFAFTLLVLILIFRPAGLLGKSDIQKV encoded by the coding sequence ATGGACTGGGGTTATTTTAAAGAACTATTAATGGGAGGGGTGGTCAAGGGCAGCATTTACGCTCTTATCGCCCTGGGATACACCATGGTGTACGGCATTATTGAGCTGATCAATTTCGCCCATGGTGAAATATATATGATAGGCGCGTTTACGGCGTTAATTGCGGCGGGCGTTTTAACTGTCGCGGGTTTTCCAGCGTGGTCGATTTTGATTCTGGCCTCGGCGGCGGCGGTGGTCTGGTCGGCCTCCTACGGCTACACGGTGGAAAAAATTGCGTACAAGCCGTTAAGAGGGGCGCCCCGCCTTTCGCCTTTGATCAGCGCATTAGGCATGTCCATTTTTCTGCAGAATTACGTTCTCCTGGCTCAGACATCCAACTTCATGCCTTTTAAAAACCTGTTTCCTGAAGAGGGCTTTCTGGAAAACATCTCCGAGGTGCTTTCGGCCACGGAAGTCATCATCGTTTTCACCAGTGCGGTGGTCATGATTTTGCTTAGCCTGTTCATCAAGTACTCGACCACGGGCAAAGCCATGCGGGCCACGGCCCAGGACAGGAACATGGCCATGCTGGTGGGCGTGAACGTGGACAAGGTGATTTCGGCCACATTTATCATAGGGTCCTCCCTGGCGGCCGTCGGCGCGGTGCTCATCGCCTCCAACATGGGGCAGATCAATTTTTACATCGGCTTTATCGTGGGGCTTAAAGCGTTCACCGCAGCGGTGCTGGGAGGCATCGGCAGCATTCCCGGCGCCATGCTGGGAGGCCTGGTTCTGGGGTGCACGGAAAGTTTCGGCACTGGCTATGTGTCTTCGGACTACGAGGACGTTTTTGCATTTACATTGCTGGTTTTAATCCTGATTTTCCGGCCCGCCGGATTGTTGGGCAAGTCTGACATACAAAAGGTTTGA
- a CDS encoding ABC transporter permease subunit → MGEILKSLKAAVWFMFLTFPIMVIKVNPIEDTVVWRWMNMLYIGVGIFFLSFLWRFMLARRDRGKKAEESGKARMPIGQRIAEEPKIKYPAIVLVGIFALSIPFWADMYNTNIMTNVLIYVMLGLGLNIVVGLAGLLDLGYVAFYAVGAYAYALLNHHFGANFWVILPMAGFLGAAFGVTLGFPVLRLRGDYLAIVTLGFGEIIRLVLENWNEFSMGPSGIANIDRPPFFGIKMDLFQKTDFMYYVVLALAILTIIAVTRLKNSRIGRAWIALREDEIACQAMGVDRTKTKLMAFALGATWASMAGVVFAAKSTFINPPSFSFWESVLILVIVVLGGMGSVVGVILGASIIILLPEYFRQFSEYRMILFGGAMVLMMVFRPTGIITAMRQKYTIHK, encoded by the coding sequence ATGGGAGAAATACTTAAATCCCTCAAAGCGGCGGTTTGGTTCATGTTCCTCACCTTTCCCATCATGGTGATCAAGGTGAACCCCATCGAGGACACCGTGGTCTGGCGGTGGATGAACATGCTCTATATTGGGGTGGGTATCTTTTTCCTGTCCTTTTTATGGCGGTTCATGCTGGCCCGGCGCGATCGAGGGAAAAAGGCCGAGGAGTCCGGCAAAGCCCGTATGCCCATAGGGCAGCGGATAGCCGAAGAGCCCAAAATAAAATACCCCGCCATAGTCCTGGTTGGAATTTTCGCCCTTTCCATTCCGTTCTGGGCCGATATGTACAACACCAACATCATGACCAATGTGCTCATTTACGTGATGCTGGGACTGGGCCTGAACATCGTGGTGGGGCTGGCCGGTCTTCTGGACCTGGGCTACGTGGCATTTTATGCGGTGGGCGCATACGCATACGCCTTGCTCAATCATCATTTCGGGGCCAATTTTTGGGTGATCCTGCCCATGGCCGGTTTTTTGGGCGCAGCATTTGGAGTGACATTGGGCTTTCCCGTGCTCAGGCTCCGGGGCGATTATCTGGCTATCGTAACCCTGGGATTTGGAGAAATCATCCGTCTGGTATTGGAAAACTGGAACGAGTTTTCCATGGGGCCCAGCGGCATCGCCAACATTGATCGTCCGCCCTTTTTCGGCATCAAGATGGATTTATTCCAAAAAACGGACTTCATGTATTATGTGGTCCTTGCTCTGGCAATATTGACGATTATAGCCGTGACCCGGTTGAAAAACTCCCGGATCGGCAGGGCGTGGATCGCCCTGCGGGAGGATGAAATCGCCTGTCAGGCCATGGGGGTGGACCGGACCAAGACCAAGCTCATGGCTTTTGCGCTTGGCGCCACCTGGGCCAGCATGGCGGGCGTGGTGTTCGCCGCCAAAAGCACCTTTATCAACCCGCCCAGCTTTTCGTTCTGGGAGTCAGTGCTTATCCTGGTCATTGTCGTCCTGGGCGGCATGGGCTCGGTGGTGGGCGTAATTTTGGGCGCCAGCATCATCATTTTGCTGCCCGAATACTTCAGGCAGTTCTCCGAATACCGTATGATTCTATTCGGGGGCGCCATGGTGCTCATGATGGTGTTCAGGCCCACGGGCATTATCACGGCCATGCGGCAAAAATATACGATTCACAAATAG
- a CDS encoding ABC transporter ATP-binding protein: MKPILDVKNLTMDFGGLRALDSLDIDVRPGEIAALIGPNGAGKTTFFNCVTGMYNPTKGDVLVNSPSGYSTRLNGLKPNKVTERGLARTFQNIRLFQNMTVLENVMIGRHCHSGAGHEIIMNPDNSPVKRMAASAFFGGMEIAATLLKGKRFKEREQETVQYSYNVLEKVGLEKFANNFAKNLPYGLQRRLEIARAMATEPFLLLLDEPAAGMNPQETKELDDLIQRIRDKEGISILLIEHDMRLVMSISQRIFVMDYGKKIAQGTPGEIRTNDAVIKAYLGEDIDA; the protein is encoded by the coding sequence ATGAAACCCATATTGGACGTCAAGAATCTTACCATGGACTTCGGAGGCCTTCGGGCGCTGGACTCCCTGGACATTGATGTGCGCCCAGGCGAAATCGCGGCGCTCATCGGGCCTAACGGCGCTGGAAAAACCACTTTTTTCAACTGCGTTACGGGCATGTACAATCCCACGAAGGGAGATGTATTGGTCAACTCACCTTCGGGCTACTCCACCAGGCTCAATGGGCTTAAGCCCAACAAGGTTACGGAGCGGGGGCTGGCGAGAACTTTCCAGAACATCCGCCTGTTCCAGAACATGACCGTGCTTGAAAACGTCATGATCGGCCGGCATTGCCACTCCGGCGCAGGGCATGAAATCATCATGAACCCGGATAACAGCCCGGTTAAAAGAATGGCGGCCAGCGCCTTCTTCGGAGGCATGGAAATCGCCGCCACCCTGCTTAAGGGAAAGCGCTTCAAGGAGCGGGAGCAGGAGACCGTACAATACAGCTACAACGTGCTGGAAAAGGTCGGCCTGGAAAAATTCGCCAACAATTTCGCCAAGAACCTTCCCTACGGCCTGCAGCGCCGCCTGGAAATCGCCAGGGCCATGGCCACCGAGCCTTTTTTGCTTCTCCTGGACGAGCCGGCGGCCGGCATGAATCCCCAGGAGACAAAGGAACTGGATGATTTGATCCAGCGCATCCGGGATAAGGAAGGAATCTCCATTTTGCTGATTGAACACGACATGCGGCTGGTCATGAGCATTTCGCAGCGCATTTTCGTCATGGACTACGGAAAAAAAATCGCCCAGGGCACGCCCGGGGAAATCCGCACTAACGACGCCGTCATCAAGGCTTATCTGGGAGAGGATATTGATGCTTGA
- a CDS encoding ABC transporter ATP-binding protein translates to MLELVNVNTYYGNIHALKDVSIKVEQGEIITLIGANGAGKTTTLMSISGIVPPRSGEVLFEGKPIQGMPPHEIVSMGLCQVPEGRRIFPLLTVSENLDMGAFLRKDSAQVKQDLDYVYELFPRLSERRTQQGGTLSGGEQQMLAISRALMARPRLLLLDEPSLGLAPIIVKQIFQIIRKINEESQTTIFLVEQNANLALQVAARGYVMETGRVTMTDTSDNLLANEEVKNAYLGIGDET, encoded by the coding sequence ATGCTTGAGCTTGTAAACGTCAACACGTACTATGGCAATATCCACGCCTTGAAGGACGTCTCCATCAAGGTGGAGCAAGGAGAGATCATCACCCTGATCGGCGCCAACGGAGCGGGAAAAACCACCACGCTCATGTCCATTTCGGGCATTGTACCGCCCCGTTCGGGCGAGGTTTTGTTCGAGGGAAAGCCTATTCAGGGCATGCCGCCCCATGAAATCGTGTCCATGGGCTTGTGCCAGGTGCCGGAGGGAAGGCGCATCTTTCCTCTCCTGACTGTTTCGGAAAACCTGGATATGGGCGCCTTTCTCCGCAAAGACTCGGCCCAGGTCAAACAGGACCTGGACTATGTATACGAACTGTTCCCCCGCCTGAGCGAACGGCGCACCCAGCAGGGCGGCACCCTGTCCGGCGGAGAGCAGCAAATGCTGGCCATATCCCGCGCGCTCATGGCCAGGCCAAGGCTCTTGCTCTTGGACGAGCCGTCTCTTGGCCTGGCGCCCATCATCGTTAAGCAGATTTTCCAGATCATCCGTAAAATCAATGAAGAAAGCCAGACCACCATTTTTTTGGTGGAGCAAAACGCCAATTTGGCGCTCCAGGTCGCTGCCCGGGGATACGTGATGGAGACCGGCCGCGTGACCATGACGGACACTTCGGACAACCTGCTGGCCAATGAGGAAGTTAAAAACGCCTACCTTGGCATAGGGGACGAGACATAG
- a CDS encoding bifunctional acetyl-CoA hydrolase/transferase family protein/GNAT family N-acetyltransferase, with the protein MLENLRLNKKKDKGPWLEKLAAPEKVLAKIKPGSCIFLSTGVAEPRTLVKSLMNSQAHNLQDLEVIQMISLGDAICGQDLNNQKFRLKTFFSGWVASEPISSGLVDLIPANFSRIPRLIETGRIRIDVAFVKITPFDDSGYASLGVSVDIARQAMEQADIVVGEISDTMPRTYGDTFVHVNDFDYLVENQEPPILFPRAPVPEVFDRLARNVASLISDGSCLSFSMEPLFEALWPHLAKKKDLGLHSGFFSDPLMDLVKSGAVTNRNKGSFRGKCLVSYALGSQELMDWLDKNPLVEFQALDVLASPALISQNPQTVAILPARRVDLSGQFAFHYGRGNVGMGPGEAGEYVIGTRMSRKGRVIVALPSRNKKGKPNIVLSVEGYPNSITNAEIVDIVVTEYGVANMMGRSLRERAQVLIDIAHPDDRQELMEEAKEKNLLYKDQICVGAMGQLYPHQISESHTFRDGTTVRFRPIRPSDEEEMRRLFYRFSSEAVYYRYFSPVKTMPHSKMQEYVNVDYSQAMSIVGLVGEPGQGRVIAEARYVKLTDSNWADSAFIVDENYGGRGIASFMLDMLIRIAKERGIEGFTSDVLSTNKAMMKVYEKSKLPVKASLADGAYHLTMDFTAPDSAQARLVKGIL; encoded by the coding sequence ATGTTGGAAAACCTGAGATTAAATAAAAAAAAGGATAAAGGCCCGTGGTTGGAGAAATTGGCCGCCCCGGAAAAAGTGCTGGCCAAAATCAAGCCGGGAAGCTGCATTTTTTTAAGCACCGGCGTGGCCGAGCCCCGCACTCTGGTCAAAAGTCTGATGAACTCCCAGGCCCACAATCTCCAGGACCTGGAGGTCATTCAGATGATCAGCCTGGGCGACGCCATTTGCGGCCAGGATCTGAATAACCAAAAATTCCGGCTTAAGACCTTTTTTTCAGGCTGGGTGGCCAGCGAGCCCATTTCGTCGGGACTGGTGGATTTGATCCCGGCCAACTTCTCCCGCATTCCCCGGCTTATTGAAACCGGCCGAATCCGGATTGATGTGGCCTTTGTGAAAATCACCCCCTTTGACGACAGCGGATACGCCAGCCTGGGCGTCTCCGTGGACATCGCCCGCCAGGCCATGGAGCAGGCGGACATTGTGGTGGGGGAAATATCAGACACAATGCCCCGGACCTACGGCGACACCTTTGTGCACGTGAACGATTTTGACTATCTGGTGGAGAATCAGGAGCCGCCCATCCTGTTTCCCAGGGCGCCCGTGCCCGAAGTTTTCGACCGATTGGCCCGGAACGTGGCCTCGTTGATCAGCGACGGAAGCTGTCTGAGCTTTTCCATGGAGCCTTTGTTCGAGGCCCTTTGGCCCCATCTGGCCAAGAAAAAGGATTTGGGGCTTCACTCGGGATTTTTTTCCGACCCGCTGATGGACCTCGTGAAAAGCGGCGCTGTAACCAACCGCAACAAGGGCTCGTTCAGAGGCAAGTGTCTGGTGTCCTATGCCTTGGGATCCCAGGAGCTTATGGACTGGCTGGATAAAAACCCCCTGGTGGAGTTCCAGGCCCTGGATGTTTTGGCCAGCCCGGCCCTTATCAGCCAAAACCCCCAAACAGTGGCTATCCTGCCCGCCCGCAGGGTGGATCTGAGCGGCCAGTTCGCCTTTCATTACGGCCGGGGCAACGTGGGCATGGGCCCCGGCGAGGCGGGGGAATACGTTATTGGAACCCGCATGAGCAGAAAAGGCCGGGTTATTGTGGCCCTGCCCAGCCGGAACAAAAAAGGCAAGCCCAACATCGTCCTTTCCGTGGAAGGATATCCCAACTCCATCACCAACGCGGAAATCGTGGACATTGTGGTGACCGAATACGGCGTGGCCAATATGATGGGACGCAGCCTTCGGGAACGGGCCCAGGTGCTGATCGACATCGCCCACCCCGACGACCGGCAAGAACTCATGGAAGAGGCCAAGGAGAAAAACCTCCTGTACAAAGACCAGATCTGCGTGGGCGCCATGGGCCAATTATACCCGCATCAGATTTCCGAATCCCATACTTTCCGAGACGGAACAACGGTGCGGTTCCGGCCTATCCGGCCCTCCGACGAAGAGGAAATGCGCCGCCTGTTTTACCGGTTTTCCAGCGAGGCGGTGTATTACCGCTATTTCTCGCCGGTCAAAACCATGCCTCACTCCAAAATGCAGGAGTACGTCAATGTGGATTACTCCCAGGCCATGTCCATCGTCGGCCTGGTGGGAGAGCCCGGACAGGGAAGGGTTATTGCAGAGGCGCGGTACGTCAAGCTGACCGACAGCAATTGGGCCGATTCCGCCTTTATTGTGGACGAAAACTACGGAGGACGGGGCATTGCATCCTTTATGCTGGACATGCTCATACGCATCGCCAAGGAAAGAGGCATTGAGGGCTTCACCTCGGACGTGCTTTCCACCAACAAGGCCATGATGAAGGTCTACGAAAAGAGCAAACTGCCGGTCAAGGCCTCCCTGGCGGACGGCGCCTACCACCTGACCATGGATTTCACGGCGCCGGATTCGGCGCAGGCGCGGCTGGTTAAAGGAATCTTGTAG